From the genome of Oryza glaberrima chromosome 1, OglaRS2, whole genome shotgun sequence:
AAGCGCTCCTTCGGCGGCCACCACGACGTCGGGGACGTGTTCGTGCCCCtcgacgacctcctcgccggcgcgcacgacggcggcgagccgagGCCCGCCAGCTACCAGGTGCGCCGCCCCATGTCCGCCCGCGCGCACGGCACGCTCTACTTCTGCTACAGGTTCACCGACGTCAAGCATCCCGCCCTCGAAGCCATCGAGGCCGCGACCGCGACAAGCGCCACCAAACAAGGGCAGTACGTGCCCATGTACGCGCAGGACTCTGATGAGAAGGCGACGGAGAAGAGCGTGTCGTCGCCGGTCACCGCCtacccgccgccgtcgaacgCCGTGGTAGCGTACCCGCCGGTCGTGCCGTACGGCGCGCCGTACGGAGGAGGGTACCcacagcatcagcagcagcagcagcagtacggTTACGCGGGTCAGCCGCCGTACGCGTACAACGccggcccaccgccgccggcgacgtacgGCTACGCGGCGGCACAacagccggcggcgaggaaagGTGGACGAATGGGCATGGGCCTCGGACTCGGGCTCCTaggcggcgcggtcggcgggatGATGCTCGGGGAAATGGTCGGCGACATGGAGGCTGACGCCGCCTACGACGCCGGGTTCAACGACGCACTGGAATTTTAGGTCTTTTGTCGTGTTTTCCTGTGTACATGGGCAATGCACCTGTATAAATTTGTCACGTGCATAAGAAATTTCACGATCCAACAATGGGAAACGCGATGTCAGGCCACAAAGTTAAGCAGATCCTAAACCAacgctatatatatacatatatatatacatatatatatatatatagatagatatgtgtatgtatatacacacacacatatatatatatacatacatatacatatatatatatatatatacatatatatgtgtatatatatgtgtgtgtatatatcaaCCAGTACGTACAACCACACATAGGAGTACTACATATATATCTTAAACAATTAATATCAACTTggtatatatttataaactcATATTTTGGAAGTTAATTAAATCATGAAAAATGTTATAATCAAGATTCCAAACCAAGCACAAATTGGCAGTTAACATTtaacaaaggaaaaaggaagaacAGAAATAGTAGAATAATTTTGACGATTGTTTTCCCTCAAAATTTGCTCTCAAATCTATCCTAAACCGGATTAAATTGTATTTACAAAAGTCATAAACAAACTTGgattggaagttccggtctttAATTCGAAAATTCCAATACGATAAGAAAGTCCAAATTCCTCAAGTCTCAAGATCTctgtttaattaaaatattttagcagAAAGGTCCTATTTTCCACCGGGAGATATGCGAAAATGCTTAGGAATGGATGCCCGGGTGAGTTTAAAGTATCATACATCTCGTCCTTATCCAAAACTCTGAGCTATCTCCTCCACCACACATTcctttctttgattttttttcctttttctcttgcTCTCTCTATATTCTCAAAGACTGCCACCATTGCTGGGTGCACATAGTGGTAGAGCCAGAAATTAACAAAGCCTAGAGTTGAGTAGGGCTCAACTAATGAAGtattatttgtttttcaaaaaattacATGGTGAATTAAGAGAATTTAAGCATGATTATGAAGGCAAGCCTAGGGCTCAAGCCCAAGCTTCCCTAGGCTTGCCTCTGCCCCTTGCCGGGCATTATGAGAGATGCCGAAGCCATTGTTGTCGGTGGTACACGTACTGCAGTGATAGGTGTTGTTGATGGCAGCGTTGGACTTGGCAACCGATAGGGACCGGATACGGACACTGCTAGTCCTAGCTGAGGTCGTCTGCCTCATGCTTCTACTCATCTATGTCCTTCCCTAGACATCACCTTTTGCTGCCGCATCAGCCACTTATTAGTTTCGGCGGTTAGAGTATGAGAAGAAGACGGTGGTGGTTTCATTTTGTTAGAGTATTAGCGACGTTGCAGTCTATTGTTTATCTTATTGCATTTTATTGTATTAAggtgtttcattttgttttgaatCGATATTgtatctaattaattatttgtgtTGCCGTCAATATGTTTAGAATGTTGCATTTAGTTGAAACACTTTCGTTCAAGCGATGAAACATTTTTCCCCGATTGATAAAACATATGAAACATTTTTCATCGAGTAGTGCAACATGTGAAATATTTTGCGACAATATAGTGCAAAACCTTCTGGTGTTTTACAAAATATTGGACGTTTGATTTATAGCGCTCTCCAGAGTTCTGTATGAAACCCAATGTTTTAAATCGCCGATTAAGACATTTAGCAATTGGCCTTCTCAAATATCTAATAGCGGGCTAAATGGGGCTAGAGCATCTAAATTATACATGAGAGCAAATAGCTAGACCCTCAAACAACTATATCCAGAGATAGCGGAATGGCTCTGTGTCGGTGTGTTGTGGCGGAGTCAAAGCAGCTTGCCAGGGGTGGTTTCTTGGTCATTTTGGTTGTCTCATTTGTGGTTTGATCATAGGAAGTTGGAGCCTCTCTTTGGGCTTGGCAATGATGACTTGTGTTTGAGCTTTAGTTATGCTGCCGCAGGTGTATAGTTTGTTCTTTGTGTGGTCTTCTTTGCCAGTTTCACCCAATTACCTGTGCATTTATGAGGTTTTTGTTTCTAGTTTACCTAAAAAAAACTAGGCCAAgtcttttatttttaatgaaAACATGAGCCCTGTCATCTTTTAAGGtttatcccaaaaaaaatatttatggcgACTGGATTGTTTTGGCCATTGGATATGTTGTGTTTCCTAATCActtttgcttcagaaaggagaTATAATAAGAGATTGAGAAGCATGGGCTGGGCTGCACCTTGTCAAACTTCACCACCCCAAGCCTCTCAAAGCCTAGCTACGCCATCTCCTGCATCATACCATTGCCAGCTACCACTGTCGTCGTCACTACCACCATGGGCTGCGCTAATGCTTGCCACTTCTCTGCTTTCTTGTCTGCTCGCTGTTGCTACTATTGCTGGCCAATAACAaggagagaggaaaggaagggagaaTTAGGGGATTTTGTGGAATTATAGGATTGGTAACAAATTTGTGGTAATCAAGTGTATGACAAACTACTTGTTGTTATAAATGGACTAGTTTgctctatttattttctttcattttcctTAATTTATGCATTAATGCTACCATTCTAGCTATATATTCAAGTTTCAAGCTGATATTTATGTAAATGatgtttttattgttttatgatTCTATATTCTCAATTTGGTTATGTAATTCAAGTGCCATACGAAACCATGATGGTGCCATTTGGTTATTTATTCAGGATCCTTGAGTAAGCATTGGTCTTGCTTATTTCTTGTGGTAGTTTGTTTTATGAAAGAGAAAAACAATGTTTTTAGACCATTCCTTACTACTAGTTATcatggttacggataaggcataccctctatcctacTAGTCATAGAATATACGGATACGTCATACCTTCGTATATATGATAAAGCTCCGCACGCGATAAGAACATCAACAAGAGATTATGGAAATAATCCTCATGGGCAAGTACATGACAGAGTACTACTCGGCAAGGATTAGGACTATATTATATCGTGCAGTATCTGgggtctccgagttctacttggagaccaagAGAATTCACGGTATAAATACATACCCCCTGAGGGGTCCAAGGCATAGAATTATAACACTAGCCACCCGTCACCAAAGAAGTAATCTGGAAGACTTGAAGCCTGCTCGCCGGTAGATCTTGTCGAGACTCTCTTGACAAGGATCCCGTTGGTAATCTTTTAATCAGTTGTTCTCTAATGTACTATGTggttttccatatcaatctcataaactggattagggctattaccttacaaggggcctgaaccagtataaccCTTGTCTCTTTGTTTGCTTAATGTTGAatcgtgtagatcctcgtatCAACATACCGCAATACCCTCATTATCTGGTCTACAGATAACCCCCGTCAACAgtggcgtgccaggtaggggAACTTGGCGCACAAGGTTCTACCGAGATGATTTCAAGCTTCCCCGACGTCTGCGTCAGCACTAGCTTCGGCCCAAGAGATCCAACCCGGACGTCGCTGGTGTGACTCAAGTCGGATCTATCCTCTTTCCGGTCTACGCTGCAACACCAATCTTATATGCCTCAGTGTCTGTCGAGATCGAGAATGGCACAGCAAAGACAACGAGAAACGACATCACTTCGGCTGCTCCTCCCGTCCTGACAGAAAAGAGGGCGCCGACTATGACAACGCTCGGGAAGAAGCCTCAAGCAGCCAAATCTCGTTCTTTTACTGAGAAACAGGCGCCGACAAGGAGAACTTCCTGAAGATCTACCACTTGATGTGTCATCCACAAGATGGCCAATCACTCCTTGACGGACTGCAAGGTGGTACAACACGTGAAGGCTGAACTAGATGCATGCAAATAACGAGATATTCAGCGTGTCTCACCAACCAGATTCACCTGGTGTCAATCAATAAGTCAAGAAAACatgacctctcaagctgcatgGTTTTCCTTGACGCCACTATATCTCCACACCCCCAGATCCAACAACGATGAGTTCAATCTCAATATGTTGCATAGGAACAAAGCGTGGAAGGATCTCCAGATCGCTTCGTGGGATCCGTCGGCACTAACCCCCACGAACCCTCATTTCTACGTAGCATGGAGGATCAAGAATCTTCAGCATCTAATACTCTACGCGACGTGAACGTTATCAAAGGAGACGCTCCAAGCAATGCAAACCCACGTGATCCACCTCATCGCAAGGCTACAAATCCTGTCCATACTCCTGCACAACATCTCACCGCAATCGAGTCGCTATTGAGAGAGAGTCCTTTCGATCCGGTTCTGTACCCTTTTAGCACATCACTGGTTGGAAGAATACGATCTACACGATAGCCAACCTCAACAGTGCCTTTGCGGCAACAACTCAGGGACCCTCTCGTCTTCCGGCACAAGGAGAAGAGGTGCATGTCAATGGGAACGTCGATGCTACCTAAATCCCTTGCGAGCACCCGAGTCAAGGTCCAGACAGGAACCTTCGGAACGTCTCACCAAGAGGACAAAGTCGGCAGACCCCACTGCCCCGAGATGATCACGACCTTCGCGACCACTTGAACGGGCGTAGGCGGGAACGACAGGAGCAGGATGACGTCCGCCATCACCAGCGACGTTCTCCTCATCGACAACGCAACAAGGACGGTAACGGAGGAGGCTGTCAGGTCGGAGACCAAGACCGACAATATCGCTAAAGCCACCATGATGAAAAAAGGTTgtcaaagagaagaaaaagcaaCGCTATGAGCCTATGATTTTTTGCTTCTGCAACGAGCGCCTGATGCAGAGCATTGTAAT
Proteins encoded in this window:
- the LOC127771243 gene encoding protein SRC2-like, which translates into the protein MAYRLLELTLVSASDLKKVTLFSRMHVYAVASISGSNVPMPMHGTHADRNGGSNPAWNTVLHFPVPARFDTRGLALHVQLRAKRSFGGHHDVGDVFVPLDDLLAGAHDGGEPRPASYQVRRPMSARAHGTLYFCYRFTDVKHPALEAIEAATATSATKQGQYVPMYAQDSDEKATEKSVSSPVTAYPPPSNAVVAYPPVVPYGAPYGGGYPQHQQQQQQYGYAGQPPYAYNAGPPPPATYGYAAAQQPAARKGGRMGMGLGLGLLGGAVGGMMLGEMVGDMEADAAYDAGFNDALEF